In Rana temporaria chromosome 3, aRanTem1.1, whole genome shotgun sequence, a single window of DNA contains:
- the LOC120931427 gene encoding olfactory receptor 5AR1-like yields MGRGGDNQTSITEFLLLGLTDRPKLNFLFFSIILLMYFVTIIGNLGMIILISCSSKLHSPMYFFLGNLSFSDLCYSSVITPKLMANLYSGQKVISFKGCATQLFFFALFVGSECFIVTIMSYDRYVAICNPLLYAVIMSKPLRVKLVGAAYSGGILTSIIHTCGTFSMTYCDSNKVNHFFCDIPPLLKLSCTDTFISELFMYLLSSILGGLSATVIMFSYTKIISAILKMKSPEGRQKTFSTCSSHLLVVALFFGTAIFEYARPISRYSVQKDKIISFVYTVVIPMLNPIIYSLRNAHVKDAFTGALNKMSSCK; encoded by the coding sequence ATGGGAAGAGGTGGAGATAATCAAACATCAATCACAGAATTCCTTTTGTTAGGACTGACTGATCGTCCCAAGttgaattttcttttcttcagtATCATTTTATTAATGTATTTTGTGACTATAATAGGGAATTTGGGTATGATTATTTTAATATCCTGCTCCTCCAAACTTCATAGTCCTATGTATTTCTTCCTTGGTAATTTGTCATTTTCAGACTTGTGTTATTCTTCTGTTATCACTCCAAAGCTGATGGCCAACTTGTATTCAGGCCAAAAGGTTATATCTTTTAAAGGATGTGCCACACAGCTTTTCTTTTTCGCACTGTTTGTGGGTTCAGAGTGTTTTATTGTGACTATTATGTCCTATGACCGTTATGTGGCAATTTGTAATCCTTTATTATATGCAGTTATCATGAGCAAGCCACTCAGGGTTAAGTTGGTTGGGGCTGCTTACTCTGGCGGAATACTAACCTCAATAATACATACTTGTGGTACTTTCAGTATGACTTACTGTGACTCAAACAAAGTCAACCATTTCTTTTGTGACATCCCACCACTTCTAAAACTCTCCTGCACTGACACCTTTATCAGTGAGCTTTTTATGTACCTTTTGTCTAGTATCTTAGGAGGCTTGTCTGCAACAGTAATCATGTtttcctatacaaaaataatatCTGCAATCCTAAAGATGAAATCTCCAGAAGGAAGACAAAAAACTTTTTCCACTTGTTCCTCTCACTTATTAGTAGTAGCTTTATTTTTTGGCACAGCCATCTTTGAGTATGCAAGGCCAATTTCTAGGTACTCAGTCCAGAAGGACAAAATCATTTCTTTTGTCTATACAGTTGTCATTCCAATGTTAAATCCAATAATTTATAGTCTTAGAAATGCTCATGTGAAAGATGCCTTTACTGGTGCGTTAAATAAAATGTCCTCTTGCAAATAG